One segment of Meriones unguiculatus strain TT.TT164.6M chromosome X, Bangor_MerUng_6.1, whole genome shotgun sequence DNA contains the following:
- the Magix gene encoding PDZ domain-containing protein MAGIX, which yields MNSHAGNTADPKGSRRGGGLPRFRGHRARRLLERLDARPLVARAAADLSELVRKAGATLRLRHEADSVLDSADIEVTDSCLPHATPVEHRPQHQRSETLRTCMEPPPVTQSKASYALKLPQDTGRFSVELVRGPTGFGFTLSGGRGISGDAPLTMRGLLKDGPAQRCGRLQAGDRVLYINGESTQGLTHAQVVERIRAGGPCLYLVLQRPQEMEASRSEEAGKHQKRDRSSDPSRNRKTKSRSTISPVHHRPKTRPSPEPSPEAVAIGHVFHAVEHPTEDLNDRIPGTPGPWLVPSEDRLSRALGVRGGGMQLTQEMAAGRQRH from the exons ATGAACTCTCACGCTGGAAACACTGCAGACCCTAAAGGGAGCAGAAGAG GAGGTGGCTTACCGAGGTTCAGGGGCCATCGCGCTCGTCGGCTTCTAGAGCGGCTGGATGCGCGCCCCCTGGTGGCGCGAGCCGCGGCGGACTTGTCAGAGCTAGTACGGAAGGCGGGTGCCACACTGCGCCTGCGCCATGAGG CTGATAGTGTTCTGGATTCTGCGGATAtagaagttacagacagttgcttGCCTCATGCCACTCCTGTGGAACATCGACCCCAG CATCAAAGATCTGAGACTCTACGTACATGTATGGAACCACCTCCAGTAACCCAGAGTAAAGCAAGCTATGCTTTGAAATTACCGCAAGACACTGGCCGATTTTCTGTGGAGCTGGTCCGAGGTCCTACAGGCTTTGGTTTCACTTTAAGTGGAGGCCGAGGTATATCTGGGGATGCTCCATTGACCATGCGTGGACTGCTGAAGGATGGGCCAGCACAGCGATGTGGTCGTTTGCAG GCTGGTGACCGTGTGCTCTATATCAATGGAGAGTCAACACAGGGCCTCACTCATGCCCAGGTAGTGGAGCGGATTCGAGCTGGAGGTCCCTGCCTTTACCTGGTGCTCCAACGGCCTCAAGAGATGGAAGCCAGTAGGTCTGAGGAGGCTGGAAAACATCAGAAGAGAG ATCGCAGCTCAGATCCTAGCAGGAACAGGAAGACGAAGTCTCGCAGCACCATTTCCCCAGTTCACCACCGGCCCAAAACCCGGCCCAGTCCAGAACCCAGTCCAGAGGCAGTGGCTATTGGCCACGTGTTTCACGCAGTGGAGCACCCCACGGAAGATCTGAACGACCGTATCCCTGGTACCCCTGGGCCCTGGCTGGTACCGAGCGAAGACCGGCTCTCACGGGCTCTAGGGGTTCGTGGTGGGGGCATGCAGCTCACTCAGGAGATGgcagcaggaaggcagaggcactgA